The genomic stretch TTATAAGTTATGTGGCTAGGTTGTCATTCCATGCACAAAAAAATTAACACTTTATTAGCACAATTCTGATTAgataaagtcaattaaaatctCTAACTTGATGATTATATGAATAAAGTGTACCTACATGAATTCTACAATTTCACTGAGTTCCATACCAAAAAGTTTGTTATCAAACTGATATGAAGTAAACAAAATGTTATCTTTTCAAAACGTATAGGTCCCACCTTTGAATGTGGGAGTTTTATTGACCACACCCATTGGATCAATCTTGCCCATATTCTCAAATGTTGTAGTCGCAAGATTCGACCAAAAGACAAGTTCTAAGGCCAATTGTTGGGGtaaggatcctctccatttccTAAAAGAAATTGAGAactcaattattatatttttatgtgtataaattcaaattaatattaattatatttcaaatgtcTTAGACATATGTGTTTTTTacacacaaaactatagtaatggagaaAATGAAAAGGCAAAAAAATGGAGAGGATATTAACCCCAATTGTTGGGGGAGAATGTAAATGTAGAATGGTCTATAAAAGGTAGGGGTGGTTGAAAAGACCATCCACCTAAAACCattaaaaaatcttcaaaaatcagAATTTTACAAGCAAAAGTGTGACATTGGAGTTTTATAAAAGATACGTTAGAATGAATTTCACAGTTTGATCAAATTATCAAAAATTACTACAAATGAGAAATATGAAAGTTCTTAAATAAGCAATGCATCAATTTACGTTGAAGGTCCTAATTGAATAGATTAATCGAAAAATCAATCTAACATTTAGAGTTTATACAGTTATAATTTCCAAAAAGGACTATTCAAATGCTAGATCTATCGCATACCTACGCTTACACAATATATCATTATAAGAAGATAAGAACCTACAAACATCTGATTCTAGAAAGCAGTAAAATCTAAGTCATGCAAATCTATACTAGGATGTAAAAGAGATAGGGAAAAAGAAATTATACACGAGGTTTATACTAGTTCAACATGTTCACCCTTACTTTGCGCTTAGTCCATCCATCAATGGAAAACCATTGAAAATTCTTTAGGTATTGCACTATTATGAAAATTAATATACAAGAGTTTTTGCTACAGCAGACAATCAAGACAACATTGAACACTTCAAGCCAAAATTCTAAACAAACACAAGTCTAAAAATGGATTTCCCTTATGTCGTAGTAAAACACTCAAAACTTCCAAATTCACAAGATCTTCACTTTATCTTGAGTCGGTTTCTTTGCTAGACCCAACATTCTACTCCAAGATTCTATTTGcagtgaaattctggtatgacagactcaggatgtcactcatgatgtcaagacatctgatctgttatcaaCTTGGCTAAGGCAGGACAGAATGATTCCCAATTTTTTATTACCCCTTAAGAggaaggagtccatgagtactgggaCAATGTTAGTTCAGTCAACATAATCAGATTGTAAACTTCATTGGTTCTGTAATAGGACAAGCTATTAAACCTGgtcctgatgttatacacgatgttacgacatccaagactgaacagataATACATtgtagaagataaataacacaatgaattatttacccagttcggttcaaccaacctactatgggggctTCCAAGCCAGGGATAAGTCCACTATAATAGAATCAATTCATAGACCCTCAGCAAACCTCCAGTCTACGATATAATCACTTAAAACTACCCGTGCTATACTTTACCTAAGACACTCCTAGATATGAGGCCCCCCTCAATTCCCTTTATCAATCACAACCTGTGATATTCTTAGCAATAGTATTGAAGACACTCTTCAAGacacaatacttgatcttgcttaacagcttcaatcaagaacataatactcaactcttacctacaggtttcgagtgagaacaaaaacttctcttacctacaggtttcgagaaggacatggcagccatcccataacctgggtggtctacctttaCAAACCCTAACGACTACATTATTCTTATTCTTGGTTTGCgtacaaaactaggttacaaatgtTTCTTTTTATAACTTATTCCCAGCTAGACTTGGGCTTATAATCGCAGCATTactagctgttacaaatcagcagatatcttctgctaaaagaaaggtcttcaatcataagtttcctaatttatctcctaaattagaaactgctgaatcttcaatattctgacttgattcttcaatattctgactcgATTCTTTTGatctttaaatctgcgccacataggattacataatattccataaaatattctgtatctgttgagtatcagactgaatcttcatgttccagttctgcatgcgcgatgtcatgagttgatgtcatgacattccatataacttcgtgcttttgtacctgttttgttcttttatatttgcaagacttatacattctattacatattgctgctattatattttagccaaacataaatgccaatcagccaacaaaaacatcaacatgCAGCTATCTTCACTTAATCCTACAAGAATTCCCTTGTTTGAGCCTTTGTTATATTGAGATCATGAAAACTCCCAACTTCACTCTGCATCAACCTTCACTAGGTTCTATCTAAGTATTCAATGTAGAAGAAAACAATATTTTTCTTTGCTGGAAGCCAGTCTCCAGACACCTTAATCCCGAAATTGATTATTCAATTTGATACACATAAAAAAAGCTTCACAAAAAACATTAGATTCCTTAATGTACCTTACATCTACCACTCATACTCAATCTTTAGAGTTGAAAACCATAAAATGAGGTTTCTTGGATCAAGTTTGAAGATGATTATTGAACTAAAGAATCTCACACAACTTATAAATCAGACTAACTCAATAAACACGCTATGAAGTTTTCCTATAGTCTTGACTTGAGAGAGAAGGTGTGAAAGAAAGAACACTTATGGTTTTTCTATATTTATGAAACATATGGATTCTCTAATTATTTCcattattgttttttattgagAATGAAAAAAGGGTTTATATTGGTTCTATAGATAAGGCGCAAACTATGTGAGAAATAGAGCAATTGATTTGAGTCATATTATACAattatgatttgaatcaaatgatATAATGACTTGAATCAAGGTGgtaaaatatgtgtttggtttttTTATTCAGATTATAATTTGAATCATGTGATTCGAATCAAGCAATtacatgatttgaatcacacaactaaaattttttttcaaaagaatttATTTGATAATTATTTGAATCATCCCTTGTCCGACTTTAAGTGGGTATGTACCCGGCTGAAACTCTCTAATTCCCTTCTTACTTCGGAGTGAGTATGTACCTCAAGTTATCTACAAATGGCCGAAGGTTTTACTGTGGATGATGTGACTTGGTTATCGGCTTCTTCTTGATCCAGTATGATGGTCGGATGTGGACAACGTTCATTGGACACTCCTTTacaataaagaagaagaagaagaagagtgtcTTGAATTTAGCAAGTACCGAAAAAAGAAAAGTGGCAAGTTGGAAGGTTTTTATGTGTATCCCCATCATGGCAAACGATATGATCTTCTATATTGAGAAGCGAGAAATACGCCACCAACGACCCAGATTCACTAGAAAATCGGTTAGAACAGTTGAGTGTCCTAGGATAAAAGGGAACTCACTACTGACAAATTAGGTACGCACATCAAGACCTTCTTGAAAAACAGAATATATTGCAAGGAAAGTATTTAACGCACGTGTTCCCAACGTCATTAGTGACGTTCCATCAAGACTCTTCACTTACTTTAGTCGATATCCGATCTAGGAGTGTACACGACAAAACCATGTACCGTAAAGCAGAGACAAGTGTTTTAGGCAATTGTTCTAGGTCGTCCGTTAGGCCCAAGGCGAAAGGCCCAGAGGCAAGGGTCAAGAAAGAAAATGCGAAATACAGGTGTTCCATCATTCATGTTCGAAGTAAATAATTTTGCTCTCAAATGCATCACCAAGCATCCATATTAATTAGACGGTTGTCCACATAGTGTGTCGTGTCTCTCACAGACAATTTTAACTACTCCATATATGTAAAGACAAAAGTGTGTCATTCTCCTATATTCAAATTTATTTGCAATCTCACATTACTTTGATTTTCTCACTATTAAAATTCTAATTTTGCAAATCTATCTATACACTCCCGGGCCAAAAATCCAGTGCATATTCTATCTTTCAACAACTAACATCTCCTTACTTCTAAACCAAAAAATGATTGTTACAAATAAAGTCCTTAactatgttttattattataaacaaaCGATAGACGAGAAAGTCcttaactatttttattattatttactaaaaaTTATGAAGAGTTgcaaaagttttaaaacaaacaataGATGAGAAAAGCGGTGCAATAGTTAATTTCAAaacaactattattattatactattaattaatCTCTGTATGTTTGAGTGACTGAAAGCTTTGTCTTTTAATGTTTCCTTGTCCCACCCATCTCCAATTGAGGTTTTGAGGTCATTTTCTAAGATTTTCACAATATCTTGCTCACTACGAACCATCCTTATTGCCACAACAACCGTAcattatcttttatttatattaatttattgtaTCCCACaactttatattatttatttatttatgccaTATTGCTAAGTTGCTATGCAACATGATCTTCCATATCCATGTGATGCACATGACTCTCTAGGCCATGATAGATGTAATGTCCCCTTCATGAAGTGACGTGGCAGTGTCTATATAAATCCCAAACTCCCCTCATTTACAATCAATTCATCTTGAGCCTTTTTCTCTCATTCTCTATTCTATCTCAACTATTGTTCATCCTTTTTCTCTTGTTCTAAGttataatatattaaacaaatttaataatatttaacaaaTGGCTTCACAAGTTTGTGAAACTTTGGGTTATGATGTAGAAATCAAAGGTGATAATCTTCTCATGTCACTAATGGAAGAGTTACCATGTGATGAAAATGATGATGAGAGATTAGATAGTTTGATAAGATCTTTTGAGGCTGAAATTAGTGAAACCAAGATgggtgatcatcatcatcatgattcAACAAGTATAGAATTACTACAAATGAAGagcaattttgaagaaaattacaTTAATGAATCATGGAACATAGGACAAGTGGATGAGTTTGAGGTTGAATGGGTTGATATGGATTTGATACCATCCTTCCAATTTGATGATGGGAGTTGGGAGTGTTTTGGAGATGAGAAGGATGGGATGATGGTTGGTCATTTAATGGTTTGTGATGATGGGCTGGATATGGAAGAACATGCCTACAATTCATTTTGGCAAGATAATTATGACATGGGTTTGGTTCATTAGTTTGCCATGTTGCTTATGTATATAGACTATAGTCATGTTTTGTAATTAATTCtcaatccttttttttttttgtaatgagaTTATATGAAAAAAGAGGTTATGAATTTGGAATAGTAAAATGAGTCTCTTAATTACATGTCAAAATTGTAAAAGTAAAAAGGTTAAAAAACCATAAGTTAGGGTAATCGATGATTTGACAAAATAGACAGATATGTAAATGTATATTTCTCGATCAAACAAAGGCTATATATTCGGTTATaaagatttaaaaatataaaaaataatgttaagGCTATATAATGAAGAAATCAAAATATAAAGAATCACCCTGTTACACTAAAGTAAAGTAAGTCTATAGAAGGTACATTAATTGGCTTTGGACATGTCATTTCAACTCATAGCATTTGGTTGTGGAAGTTCAATTTGGACCTTGATTTCCTCCCTTAAATTATCACGCATTCACGCAATCAGTCGTATTTAATCGGTTGGTCTTAATTGAatttttctaatttaaaattataattaaaaaaaattaaatctattttttttaattgtgcgATTAAAATCAAGCGGTTGATAAAGACTTGATTGCATGAATGTGTCAAAACCCTGATGGcggagaattcaatttccttcaattcATTGGgttaaataatatgtttttgaaagataggaaaagaatgaaaaaacatTAAACTTTAATACAGTAACGATCATTTAGATTGCCCTACTTTGAGAACCTATCTGTATCCAGTACTATTCCTATACTGGTACACAGAATACgtcatttaaaaaaaactaaataatgtcaatataattttttaatataattataaaaataatatacaatatattgctaaaaaagaaattattcaaatatatcaaaacatcaaataaaaaatatttatttaaaaagagtCCATATCAGCTCAAtgacataaaaagaaaataaatattaataattcatTGAGTCAAAGGCTGAAACGTGAAAATTGTAGAACAACATATCTGAAAGAGAAGAATGAAAGCTTATATAAAATTGACATGTTACTTTtccttttataaataaattaaaattttaaatttgaccAACTAAAAAACTTCAAAGTGTACGAATCGatgaaaaaaaccatgttttttcTTTGTTCGCATACCAATCATGTGCCAACACGCgtatcaaacaaaaaaaactacATACTCAATATGTATCATATGTGTATCATACCCATACCAATACCAAATGTGTATCCAATTTTGTTCTTTTGTCTAAAATTGCTTACTAGTGCTTCACAGATAAGAAGAGATTAAAAGGAAGTTAGTTAGCAAGCCTAACCAActtccataaaaaaaaattgagataaaCCTAACTAACTTCTAATTAACAAAGCTAAGCAAAAGTTGGTTAGTTACAATGGAGAAACGGTTACTTGTAAAATAAGTAACATATGATATGATCAATATCTCCTTTTAATTTAGACTATAAAATTACATAGACCTAAGTTGAACAAATTGACaaagtaagaaggttgatgaaGAGGTTTGATAAAGGCATCATCAAGTTTATTGGAACTGTTGATAGGAAAAAGGTGAATTAGTTTACTTTGAATTTTATCTTAAATAACATGACATTCAATCTCTGTATATATGCTTCTCTCATGAAATGTTGGATTGTGTGCAAGGTAGATAACATATTTGCTGCCACAATAAATGGAAGAAAGATTAAGGAGTTTGATTCCAAAATCAGTGAGAATGTGATGCAGACATTGAATTTCCCATGTAAGAGAGGTCAATGCTAAATATTTAGCTTCAGTGTAAGACCTTGAAAACATGTTttgtttcttagattttcaagAGATTAAAGATGAACCAAGAAAGACACAATAGTATGTAATAGATTTTCTTGTGTCAGGGCATTGTGCCTAATTAAAACCAGCAAAGCCATGCAAATTTAAATGAGTAATGATGGAAAAGAAAATGTATATCCCTAGTGAAGATTTGAGGTACCTCAAAATATTAGAGGCTGCAGTGAAATGAGGAACATGAGGTTTAGAAATTGTTCTGGTTTGGGTCGAGTAGGCTCATAGATGGGAAGACCCAATTTAAGGTCCAAGCCCAATCGAGCGCGCGTCCCTTATGACCGTTGGAGCTTTCTCCCCACGTGCCTCACGAAGAGCACGTGGTCAACCCTCTAATGGGAAATTCGGTCTTCCACCTCTAAACCCTACGGTCAGACCATCCAGGACGTGAGTCACTTGCTGACTCTTCCCTACCACGTAGGATCCTTGCAGTTTCCTATTTCTGGGCCTCCAATAATCCAACCCAAAATAGGGAATCTTGGCCCAGCactggggctataaatacccttttTCACTAGAGGGACAGATATTCACTCATTCTCACTCTAAACCTATGTACTTGTACTCTGATTGCTCCCTTTtctcactttggcatcagagtaccttgcaggtacaccccctcgtTCTTAGGAGCCCATTAAATTGAAGTCCTTGGCGATCCAGTCTGATTAGGTATGATCAGAAATGAATTGGTTCAAGTGTTTCATAGAGAAAGCAATATCAACTCGAGTATGGGTGAGATACAAAAGTCTTCCAATGAGTATTTTATATGAATTATGGTATTCTAGAAGAGTGTCATCATTGAGAGAGAGTTTGGCTATATGATATTGAGGAATGGCATATGGCTTGACACTCAAGTAACATATGTCCTCAAGGATTTCAAAAGTATACTTTCCCTAATTGACTATGATACCTTCTTCTGATCTGGCTATTTCAAGACCAAGAAAACCCTTAATTTGCCAAGATGTTTGATGGTGAATTGTCGGTCGAGGAAAATTTAACATTGTGAATCTCTGTCATTCAATTTTCAGCTAgaacaatatcatcaacatacaccaaAAGAGTTATGAAGTTGGTTTTATCTGATTTATATTGAGGGAATGGTCTGCTTGAGAAAAAGTGTACCCCAAATTAATCAAAGATATGGATAATTTGGAGTATCATTGCTTTCTTTCTTGTTTGAGACCATAAATGGATATGTGCAACTTCTAAACTTTAGAGGGTCTAATATTGGAAATAGGGCGACCATGTGGTAAAGAAATATATTGTTGGACATGTGACTCCAAACACAAAAGAGGTTGAAGTGTGTGGGTTTGAAACACCATTTCTAAATCAAAATCTTGAACAAAATtatagtttaaaaatatgtttgtaaaacaaataagagATAAGAACTGATAAACAAAAAATCAGATAGATGGTGATACAACGGATATAAATAACTAAAAAGTAAAGAGTTAAGGAAAGAGAAAAAATACCTTAGATTTATAGAGATTTAGTCTAATAATGTGACCTACGCCTTATAAGAACAAGATTGATTCTGCATCTggccttaagttttgatgataactttacatggTATATAAGAGAACAATTATATATTCTAATGGATTCTGTGTAGTGTGTAGCTTTTGCCTTGTTGGTTTTGACTTTGGTAAGAAGGTGTATGACGTCATTAAGTTTTGAACTCAGCACTTTGGAAGAATACCAATGTGTGTtacaaaggaagtcaagattaTGGGATACTACTTCTGCAATGATTCTAAGGAACATTAGTACAAGAGCTTGTGATCGTGAATTTTACAAGAAAGCTTTGGAGACCTACTAAAGCTTTGTTTCTTTGTCGCTTGTTCTGAAGATGCTAAAGACAAGGTTATgctgaacaagttctgaagatctGAAGACTTTGCTTATGTTGTCCCATGTTCTGAAGATGTTAAAGACAATATTCTgctgaacaagttctgaagatctGAAGACAACTCTTCTAAAGACCAAGTGCTAAAGactctaaagacaaggttctgctgAACCGGTTTTGAAGACTCAAAGACTTAGGCTCTGAAGATTCAAATTCTGATACTTTTACAACATGCTTTAATCAACATTCAATTAAAAGCTTATGAAGACTTAGAAGATCAAGAAAGGCTTATGTGTGATGTGAGCATAAAGTACTAATGTAAACTATGACCTATACTTTTATAGGGCCGTATAAGGATAGTCCTATTGTACTTGTTATCTACCATTTCCACCATGACCGTTGAGGACTTTACAACTGTACTTTGTATATTCTATTCTACCCTTCAACGGATCTATCCTTCACTATAAAGGAAGTcattggaagaatttgaaatcaacgAATCAATTCTACAAAACTACACCCAAGCACTGCACAAAATTTGTTAACTTCtttgtagttttttatttttagcaaggagattttgttcatatcttgctttcaacacttttgtgttgttgtacTAAAACATTGTGTAATATGCTTATTAGAAGAATATTTGTAATACACACTTTGTAAATCAACATTGGTTGATAGATACCTTGGGGGACTAAGTGCTAGTTAGAATTCTGAAGAAGACTTTGGCTGCGGTCATAGTGGTATCACAATTAGGATGAACTGAACTTATTGGGGTTGTCAACAAGGTTGATCGGACTTATTGTGGTTGATATCTTGGGGGACTAATGTTAGTCTAAAGTCTCAAGAAGACATTGGTTATGGTCACTGTGGTTGTTTATAAtcggtttggttatagtggattaagtccttattgagaaggaaaaatcaccttggcgggtggactggagtaacttTGTTAACAGTGAAcgaggataaaaatattgtgttcatctATCTTTATTCACTTGTTAACTTTGTATTTTGAGTTGcaaaaagattatatttggtgcaACCCAATTCAAACTCATAGTTCTTGTGTTTCTCGCACCTTCACTCCTACcccaataatatattttttttagact from Vicia villosa cultivar HV-30 ecotype Madison, WI linkage group LG4, Vvil1.0, whole genome shotgun sequence encodes the following:
- the LOC131598882 gene encoding uncharacterized protein LOC131598882, whose translation is MASQVCETLGYDVEIKGDNLLMSLMEELPCDENDDERLDSLIRSFEAEISETKMGDHHHHDSTSIELLQMKSNFEENYINESWNIGQVDEFEVEWVDMDLIPSFQFDDGSWECFGDEKDGMMVGHLMVCDDGLDMEEHAYNSFWQDNYDMGLVH